One window of the Eucalyptus grandis isolate ANBG69807.140 chromosome 6, ASM1654582v1, whole genome shotgun sequence genome contains the following:
- the LOC104448949 gene encoding dolichyl-diphosphooligosaccharide--protein glycosyltransferase subunit 1A: MGFRLNLLVLAVALLSTPALSDLVLTRVDRRVDLTSHIVRIASTLKVENTGKDSVSEVLLVFPERQAKNLAYLTALSSTGKGKAKTAAVNLPVKNVNSEGMPPALVAYSVSLPEGGLGKGESFTFDVSAVFTHSLQPFPEKITQADTQLLVFEESAYFLSPYAVKVQSLTVKLPHPRVESYTKLENTKIQGSEIRYGPYENLAPFSYSPIVVHFESNQPFVVARELVREIEVSHWGNVQVTENYNLVHGGSQIKGEFSRLDYQARPHIRGAAAFRNLIAKLPPRAHSVYYRDAIGNISTSHLWGDARKTELEIEPRYPMFGGWRTAFTIGYGLPLQDFLFKSGGKRFLNISFGSPISEIIIDTLIVKVVLPEGSRDISVSTPFPVKQWEETKFSHLDVVGRPVVALEKSKVVPDHDQYFQVYYKFNSISMLREPIMLISGFFFLFVACIVYVHADLSISKSSASYLAKVQWEEVQSVIQQVNNLINRCLTVHDKLDASLRDLSRTGDVQACKTARKHADGLLKELSKELKPSLSILQTSPQAVQILPKVEELVVKEKELQDKLMVKHTTVVECYEKKVSGREIENRIASQQNKITALRQEVDDLLDFIDEL, encoded by the exons ATGGGGTTTCGGCTCAACCTGCTGGTCCTCGCGGTGGCCCTGCTCTCGACTCCGGCGCTCTCCGATCTGGTGTTGACCAGGGTCGATCGGCGc GTTGATTTGACATCGCACATCGTGCGGATTGCATCAACACTAAAG GTCGAGAACACGGGAAAGGATTCAGTATCAGAGGTTCTGTTGGTCTTTCCTGAACGCCAGGCCAAAAACTTGGCATACCTGACGGCTCTATCTAGCACGGGGAAAGGGAAAGCAAAAACTGCTGCTGTCAATCTTCCTGTCAAAAATGTCAACAGTGAAGGAATGCCTCCGGCCTTGGTTGCTTATTCAGTGTCATTGCCCGAGGGTGGACTAGGGAAGGGGGAGAGCTTTACTTTTGACGTGTCAGCCGTGTTTACTCACTCACTGCAACCTTTTCCTGAAAAAATTACTCAGGCTGATACTCAGCTTCTTGTATTTGAAGAAAGTGCGTACTTTCTCTCCCCTTATGCCGTCAAGGTCCAGTCTCTCACTGTTAAACTGCCTCATCCAAGAGTTGAATCTTACACAAAACTAGAAAACACAAAGATTCAAGGTTCAGAGATCAGATATGGTCCTTACGAGAATCTTGCTCCCTTTTCATACTCGCCTATAGTGGTTCATTTTGAGAGCAACCAACCCTTTGTTGTTGCTCGAGAATTGGTGCGAGAAATAGAAGTTTCCCACTGGGGTAATGTGCAGGTTACTGAAAACTATAATCTTGTTCATGGAGGTTCTCAAATTAAGGGAGAATTCTCCAG GCTTGATTACCAGGCCAGACCACACATTAGAGGCGCAGCAGCTTTCAGAAATCTCATTGCAAAGTTGCCTCCAAGAGCTCATTCTGTCTATTACAGGGATGCAATTGGCAACATTTCAACTTCTCATCTTTGGGGTGATGCTAGAAAG ACAGAGCTGGAAATTGAACCAAGGTACCCGATGTTTGGTGGTTGGAGGACTGCGTTCACAATTGGCTATGGCTTGCCTCTTCaggattttttgttcaaatcaGGAGGAAAACGCTTCCTCAATATCTCCTTCGGATCTCCTATAAGTGAAATCATTATTGACACCCTCATTGTGAAG GTTGTTTTGCCCGAAGGTTCTCGAGATATATCTGTTTCTACACCATTTCCTGTTAAGCAATGGGAAGAG ACAAAATTTTCCCACTTGGATGTTGTTGGCAGACCAGTAGTAGCATTGGAAAAGAGTAAAGTTGTGCCTGATCATGATCAGTATTTCCAG GTTTATTACAAGTTCAACAGTATTTCAATGCTCAGGGAGCCAATAATGTTGatttctggattttttttcctttttgttgctTGCATTGTATACGTGCATGCTGACTTATCAATCTCCAAGTCATCTGCATCATATTTGGCAAAGGTTCAATGGGAAGAG GTCCAATCTGTGATTCAGCAAGTTAACAATCTCATTAACCGATGCTTAACGGTACATGACAAGCTGGATGCATCTCTGCGTGATCTTTCTAGGACAGGTGATGTTCAAGCTTGTAAGACAGCACGCAAACACGCAGATGGTCTATTGAAAGAGCTCTCTAAGGAATTAAAGCCCTCGCTGTCAATTTTGCAAACTTCTCCCCAGGCTGTGCAGATATTGCCCAAG GTCGAAGAACTGGTGGTCAAGGAAAAAGAGTTGCAAGATAAGCTGATGGTTAAGCACACAACCGTGGTAGAGTGTTATGAGAAGAAGGTTTCGGGACGGGAAATTGAGAACCGGATAGCTTCGCAGCAGAACAAGATAACTGCACTGAGACAGGAGGTTGATGATCTTCTGGACTTTATCGATGAATTATGA
- the LOC104448950 gene encoding outer envelope pore protein 21, chloroplastic yields METSLRYWGDAKALRIHAKEKIFIDSKTFLQLHGELDTRLGAPSHFSAMIRHFYPDISASLGVGVQYDKNGRLRYNVRAKKAFPVTTNKLLSFNVKGRCDVDKEFKQWKSRGGAEFSWSLLNFQKDQDVRLKLGFEMFDQVPYLQVRENNWTFNADTNGRWNVRYDL; encoded by the exons ATGGAGACGTCTCTCAGATACTGGGGCGACGCCAAGGCACTCAGAATCCACGCCAAAGAGAAGATTTTCATTGATTCCAAGACCTTCTTGCAG CTTCATGGAGAACTCGACACGAGATTGGGAGCTCCGAGCCATTTTAGCGCGATGATTCGGCACTTCTACCCAGAC ATATCTGCTAGCCTCGGTGTAGGAGTgcaatatgataaaaatggcaGGCTTCGCTATAATGTACGTGCAAAGAAAGCGTTTCCCGTGACTACCAATAAACTATTGAGCTTCAACGTGAAAGGACGGTGTGATGTCGACAAAGAGTTTAAGCAG TGGAAGTCCAGGGGAGGTGCAGAATTTTCTTGGAgccttttgaattttcagaagGACCAAGACGTTAGACTCAAGCTAGGATTTGAAATGTTCGACCAG GTACCATATCTGCAGGTTAGGGAAAACAACTGGACCTTCAATGCAGATACAAATGGTAGGTGGAATGTGAGGTATGACCTTTGA
- the LOC104451711 gene encoding LOW QUALITY PROTEIN: RING-H2 finger protein ATL80 (The sequence of the model RefSeq protein was modified relative to this genomic sequence to represent the inferred CDS: deleted 2 bases in 2 codons) — protein MEDKKVIPVKSNHPGDPTRPDLSQPNPTHIPKNSGRGLVVSCKPHPPAPPNPFGQHKPNGIPSFSLSPMTRHRFLGAANSSAATAPPPAAPDPVAVDSDFVVILAALLCALICVLGLIAVARCAWLRRLSSSPPAAPSSFLAAPAASSKANKGLKKKVLRSLPKLTVTPDAADRYSDCTICLLEFADGDEIRVLPHCGHAFHVSCIDPWLGSHSSCPSCRRILVAAAAACDKCGSLPAATPSSSSASASASGTAEAESRMKQREDQDSRFLP, from the exons ATGGAGGACAAGAAAGTAATTCCAGTGAAGTCAAACCACCCTGgggacccgacccgacccgacctgagCCAACCGAATCCAACTCATATACCGAAAAACAGCGGGCGGGGGTTAGTTGTTAGTTGTAAGCCACACCCGCCTGCTCCTCCTAATCCTTTCGGACAACACAAACCGAACGGCatcccctccttctctctctcccccatgaCTCGCCACCGCTTCCTCGGCGCCGCCAACTCGTcggccgccaccgcc ccgcccccCGCCGCCCCGGACCCCGTCGCCGTCGACTCCGACTTCGTGGTCATCCTCGCCGCCCTCCTCTGCGCCCTCATATGCGTCCTCGGCCTCATCGCCGTCGCTCGCTGCGCCTGGCTCCGCcgcctctcctcctctcctccggcggcgccctcctccttcctcgccgcccccgccgcc tCCTCCAAGGCCAACAAGGGCCTCAAGAAGAAGGTCCTCCGCTCCCTCCCCAAGCTCACCGTCACCCCCGACGCCGCCGACCGGTACTCCGACTGCACCATCTGCCTCCTCGAGTTCGCCGACGGGGACGAAATCCGGGTGCTGCCCCACTGCGGGCACGCGTTCCACGTGTCCTGCATCGACCCCTGGCTCGGATCGCACTCCTCCTGCCCGTCCTGCCGCCGGATTCTGGTCGCCGCGGCCGCCGCGTGCGACAAGTGCGGCAGTTTGCCGGCCGCGACCCCGAGCTCGAGCTCGGCCTCGGCCTCGGCCTCAGGCACAGCCGAGGCGGAGTCCAGAATGAAGCAAAGAGAAGATCAGGACAGCAGATTTTTGCCGTAA